From a single Daphnia pulex isolate KAP4 chromosome 2, ASM2113471v1 genomic region:
- the LOC124202382 gene encoding uncharacterized protein LOC124202382, translated as MAAINRSIEVCQDMERGNNSNRSMEVVQVTENRNRYVTKEEFEDLESRIEEYEEKRMFEKKVEEKKMLERFNDLNDRIMIVDTKDFKTNLRIKNFEKHMKSLDTRCKELNDRLESVRPVTSNEPMQNELEKYDLVPLTVEQINRMAHNSTCVEFIELLVLAAFPDRYFEDHSFADMTNMQFIALFQIIGRYFENAVLLSGKTLKLSLPCNHEAKMEVATIMEKEINFWKRENGYSRSEEPVIPNAQQQDRSGIDREVRVIQLSERELDALAFKADSVGFIGKVTLAAFPENYFLKTENTSKSLSPRQLDSIYEMVIKKISEVKRRGKPSVPISKEAVFPVIYQKIRTFRATYR; from the exons ATGGCGGCAATAAACCGCTCGATAGAAGTGTGCCAAGATATGGAAAGGGGTAATAATTCTAATCGTTCGATGGAAGTGGTCCAAGTTACAGAAAACAGGAATAGATATGtgacaaaagaagaatttgaagATCTAGAATCTCGAATCGAAGAATATGAAGAGAAAAggatgtttgaaaaaaaagtggaagagaaaaagatgttgGAACGTTTCAATGATCTCAATGACCGAATCATGATTGTGGACACAAagg ATTTCAAGACCAACttgagaataaaaaattttgaaaagcacATGAAATCGTTGGACACAAGATGTAAGGAACTAAATGACCGCCTTGAGTCAGTGAGACCTGTCACCTCAAACGAG CCTATGCAAAATGAACTTGAGAAATATGATCTTGTTCCGTTAACAGTG gAACAAATCAACAGAATGGCACACAATTCTACTTGTGTCGAGTTCATTGAGCTTTTAGTGCTAGCTGCGTTTCCTGATCGTTATTTTGAAGACCACAGTTTTGCTGATATGACGAACATGCAATTCATTGCACTTTTTC AAATCATCGGAAGGTATTTCGAAAATGCAGTCTTATTGTCGGGGAAAACATTGAAGTTGTCGTTGCCTTGCAACCACGAGGCCAAAATGGAGGTCGCCACCATAATGGAAAAAGAGATCAACttttggaaaagagaaaatggttATAGCAGATCTGAGGAGCCAGTTATCCCCAATGCTCAACAACAAGACCGAAGTGGTATTGACCGAGAAGTACGCGTAATTCAATTAAGTGAG AGAGAGCTGGATGCACTTGCTTTCAAGGCGGATAGTGTTGGCTTCATCGGCAAAGTTACCTTAGCCGCTTTTCCagagaattattttttgaagacgGAAAATACATCAAAGTCACTCAGTCCGCGACAACTCGATTCAATTTATG AGATGGTGATAAAGAAGATCTCCGAAGTTAAGCGACGTGGAAAGCCTAGTGTCCCGATATCGAAAGAAGCTGTTTTTCCAGTAATTTATCAGAAAATCAGGACTTTCCGTGCGACCTACCGTTAA
- the LOC124205317 gene encoding uncharacterized protein LOC124205317 isoform X1 — protein MEWKHLESPTLFPVNSSVSEVERSPYLKALLVSAKVDRKMDHHPSQLDSPVSLKEEEESTVCQQWQFSIHQNLENQVNTLLDKVSMSCAKGYAINHNLTGQIENIENQQRNPSSPDRLPSRLASPWTKEDYFLSDERLRFLLDDPRLLQELVSEENRRASSHDINLANFSNGDHPAIQLVTFSRLCRLYESVLSPISIRLSYSGTTPVILVINSEDEYKFISMSTEITDIQKLPDCAEIPFIISELLNNFDEKIDRNRYIFLLYNVYYECWELVGSLSDASFNTAITVETPFEHPSDVVLVSVEDQDQDCVLLLSNDDHMDVEDSTQTAEADLQCIDELTTEAMHQHLNDNPQEEDTILLQDRLEHQIYSCPDFIFPWLIDMMMSPSISPSISPSISPPIITVDEDEPTPKEPEIAQVKKFKCETCEKVFRLKCTLNAHQVIHNPAKWKQCSYCDYKTPRSTTMKSHVARFHWCETQKKNDV, from the exons ATGGAGTGGAAACACCTAGAATCTCCAACTCTTTTTCCTGTTAACTCCTCAGTTTCTGAAGTAGAAAGAAGCCCATACTTAAAAGCCTTACTCGTTTCTGCAAAAGTGGACAGAAAAATGGATCATCATCCTTCACAACTTGATTCTCCAGTTTCCTtgaaggaagaggaggagtCTACTGTGTGTCAACAATGGCAGTTCTCAATACATCAGAATCTGGAGAACCAAGTGAACACTTTATTAGACAAAGTGAGTATGTCTTGTGCAAAAGGATACGCAATTAACCATAACTTGACTGGCCAAATCGAAAACATCGAGAATCAACAACGAAATCCCAGTTCACCAGATCGATTGCCCAGCAGATTAGCGTCTCCATGGACTAAAGAAGATTATTTCTTGTCAGATGAGCGCCTCCGTTTCTTGCTTGATGACCCGAGGCTATTGCAGGAACTTGTGTCTGAGGAAAATCGCAGAGCTTCTTCCCATGATATTAATCtggcaaatttttcaaacggcGACCACCCGGCCATTCAGTTGGTGACTTTCTCTCGCCTTTGCCGTCTTTACGAGTCAGTTTTAAGTCCGATTAGTATTCGCCTAAGTTATTCTGGGACCACGCCTGTTATTCTGGTGATCAACTCGGAAGATGAATACAAGTTTATCAGCATGAGTACCGAAATCACCGACATCCAGAAACTACCCGACTGCGCCGAAATTCCATTCATCATTTCCGAGCTACTCAACAACTTCGACGAGAAGATCGACCGCAATCGGTATATATTCCTACTGTACAACGTATACTACGAATGTTGGGAACTGGTTGGATCCCTCAGTGATGCTTCCTTCAACACTGCAATTACGGTGGAAACTCCATTCGAACATCCATCGGATGTTGTATTGGTTTCCGTTGAAGACCAG gATCAGGACTGTGTTTTACTTCTGTCAAACGATGATCACATGGATGTCGAAGACTCTACTCAAACAGCCGAAGCAGACCTTCAGTGCATTGATGAGTTGACTACTGAAGCTATGCATCAACATTTGAATGACAATCCTCAAGAGGAGGATACTATTTTGCTACAGGATCGACTAGAGCATCAGATTTACTCTTGCCCGGATTTCATTTTCCCTTGGTTGATTGACATGATGATGTCACCTTCGATATCACCTTCGATATCACCCTCGATATCACCCCCTATCATAACGGTCGATGAAGATGAGCCAACACCGAAAGAACCTGAAATTGCACAAGTCAAAAAGTTCAAATGTGAAACTTGTGAAAAG GTATTTCGTTTGAAATGTACTTTGAATGCTCACCAAGTGATACACAACCCAGCGAAATGGAAGCAATGCTCTTATTGCGATTAT aaaacaccTCGATCTACTACAATGAAAAGCCACGTCGCAAGATTTCATTGGTGTGAAactcagaaaaaaaacgacgttTAG
- the LOC124188932 gene encoding uncharacterized protein LOC124188932, translating into MEQHENEHDVSNLLSSSSDSDEYPAMPKLSIASEESVYPQNLNSRRRTLKFNKDKWSYRNEISSSSGNDSPPPLSPLFNEKATSLSLDRKEEKDAVTPGHHRRIHQVSAPSGIRRSSRIKSQMRKSFRPKIRPHRYCTSAGEFPCSDVKRTKKVKPSFADSKKSQSNDRNVETEIPQSYEADDIDGFCFLSFATATDLDKFCTEQPSSSSSSTVLPQTEETVDFPSGSVAPVPVNVIESDKPQISEKLSSSHEGTVGSVDETSVITGKKSKMFPKIPVNFIRIKMDTFERLMSENRILRRKLNKALKELSERKLDEVKDRFNI; encoded by the exons ATGGAACAACATGAAAATGAACACGATGTTTCTAATTTATTGTCATCCTCATCTGACTCGGATGAATATCCTGCAATGCCAAAGCTTTCCATTGCTTCTGAGGAATCTG tatATCCACAGAATTTAAACAGTCGTAGGCGTACTTTGAAGTTCAACAAAGATAAATGGTCATACAGAAACGAAATTTCTAGTTCTTCTGGAAATGATTCACCTCCTCCTCTGAGCCCCCTCTTTAATGAAAAAGCCACCAGCCTTTCACTTGATCGAAAGGAGGAGAAAGATGCAGTTACCCCAGGTCATCATAGACGTATTCACCAAGTATCTGCTCCTTCTGGTATTCGTCGTTCCAGTAGAATTAAAAGTCAGATGCGTAAATCCTTTCGACCAAAAATTCGGCCTCATCGGTACTGCACTTCAGCCGGAGAATTCCCTTGTTCGGATGTAAAGCGCACTAAGAAAGTGAAACCTAGCTTTGCCGATTCCAAAA aGTCACAAAGCAATGACCGAAACGTCGAAACTGAAATCCCCCAAAGTTATGAGGCAGATGACATCGAcggtttctgttttttgtcatttgccACCGCTACAGACCTTGACAAGTTTTGCACTGAACAGCCTTCAAGTAGCTCCTCTTCTACCGTTTTGCCGCAAACAGAGGAAACTGTcg ATTTTCCATCTGGATCGGTTGCTCCTGTCCCGGTCAACGTAATTGAATCCGATAAACCCCAAATATCCGAAAAACTATCCAGCAGTCATGAGGGGACTGTTGGTTCAGTGGATGAGACATCCGTCATCACagggaaaaagtcaaaaatgtttccaaaaaTTCCGGTTAATTTTATTCGAATTAAAATGGACACTTTTGAACGACTGATGAGTGAGAACAGAATATTAAGAAGAAAACTGAACAAAGCCTTAAAAG AATTATCCGAAAGGAAACTTGATGAAGTGAAGGATCGATTCAACATTTGA
- the LOC124202391 gene encoding uncharacterized protein LOC124202391, giving the protein MAHNRQMRPSSANFVTQEQLKQNVLNLEETVKQGNQIVVEGLVMLQRKVNTINSQVEKRLGHVEDQVKHFNERTSSLYLQFMREHAGQEAIIHNEQSASPILHSQQQQPVVHNQVTEGYTTIVDTCGLIPLTEGQINRMAHNSTCVEFIERLVLAAFPDHYFEDHGFADITNLQFIGLFQIIGRYFETAILLSGKRLKLSLPCNYESKIEVATIMENEINLWKRDNGYSRSEEPVIPNAQQQDRSGIDREVRVIQLSERELDALAFRADSVAFIGKVTIAAFPANYFLKTENTPMSLSPRQLDAIYEMVIKKISEVKRRGKPSVPISKEAVFPVIYQKIRNFRLATRHVGL; this is encoded by the exons ATGGCACATAATAGGCAAATGAGACCGTCTTCCGCAAATTTTGTAACGCAAGAAcagttaaaacaaaatgtgctcAACTTGGAAGAAACAGTGAAACAGGGTAACCAGATAGTAGTTGAAGGATTGGTAATGTTGCAACGAAAAGTTAATACTATCAACTCTCAAG ttgaaaaaagattagGCCACGTAGAAGATCAAGTCAAACATTTTAATGAAAGAACAAGTTCTCTATATTTACAATTCATGAGAGAA CACGCTGGACAAGAGGCAATAATTCATAACGAACAAAGTGCATCACCTATTCTCCAcagccagcaacaacagccagTAGTGCATAATCAAGTGACTGAA GGTTACACAACCATAGTTGATACATGTGGTCTGATTCCTTTAACCGAA gGGCAAATCAACAGAATGGCACACAATTCTACTTGTGTCGAGTTCATTGAGCGTTTAGTGCTAGCTGCGTTTCCTGATCATTATTTTGAAGATCACGGTTTTGCTGATATAACGAACTTGCAATTCATTGGACTCTTTC AAATCATCGGGAGGTATTTCGAAACTGCAATCTTATTGTCAGGGAAAAGATTGAAGTTGTCGTTGCCTTGCAACTACGAGTCTAAAATTGAGGTCGCCACCATAATGGAAAACGAGATAAACCTATGGAAAAGAGACAATGGTTATAGCAGATCTGAGGAGCCAGTTATCCCCAATGCTCAACAACAAGACCGAAGTGGTATTGACCGAGAAGTACGCGTAATTCAATTAAGTGAG AGAGAGCTGGATGCACTTGCTTTCAGGGCGGATAGTGTTGCTTTCATCGGCAAAGTTACCATAGCCGCTTTTCCagcgaattattttttgaagacgGAAAATACACCAATGTCGCTCAGTCCGCGACAACTCGATGCAATCTATG AAATGGTGATAAAGAAGATCTCCGAAGTTAAGCGACGTGGAAAGCCTAGTGTCCCGATATCGAAAGAAGCTGTTTTTCCAGTTATTTATCAGAAAATCAGGAATTTCCGCTTGGCTACCCGCCATGTGGGACTTTAA
- the LOC124202300 gene encoding solute carrier family 12 member 3-like, whose amino-acid sequence MDNKAFEDSTENEENCVVEEKVNNIPIDVISDTQVGKMKNEVDASSCSYRTGYQGQMEILPTLHELHNPAAESQQQQEMRVTKAREFADGSRFKVSTYVPTGIEMENIPQGSAQIGNDNSITGLTNRKGSVATVSSHDRNRKMSRDVIPSIEHYRTQPTQQVQTTVRRPTMHELCNPANEEVQLQNTNETTIDESQNEMEKEPVVEPVKFGWIEGVLIRNMMSIWGVMLFLRLSWVVAQAGIGETLVIIAISTFITLVTALSMSAISTNGEIGGGGTYFVMSRVLGPEFGGSIGIIFAIANAMDCSLNVVGFAQAVQDMMLEYGGVIIIDGADNDIRIIGTVTMIFITAICGLGSQYETKMKDIMFVIMLASLANFLAGSIMGPSSELEEARGFIGYSVDLLTENWDPAYTITGGQMQNFISVFSVYFPASIGILAGANVSGDLKNPNSAIPKGTILAIIICSISYAGVAIICAATVARQATGRVMDLANGTYLNCTAAGNSSDCTSGLYYDYQAMSLVSAFAPLNYVGCIAATISSALSDFVSCPALLEVIAADELYPYWMVGVWGKTYGKSKQPLRAFAFTFVLALAFVLIAELDMIALLISDFFLATFALMNFSTFHVSLIKPIGWRPTFKYYNTWLSLLTGLLSVASMILISLPIAMITIGIVSFFYMVVLYRKPEVNWGSSTQAQTYRAALTSIQQLVHIEEHVKNYRPQILVLTGLPNTRPALVDFAYLICKNNSLMVCGNIVEERLTFEMRSKLQQKAYRYLRFTNIKGFCSVADNSNLHTGVAAMLGLSGVGKVKPNILMMGYKNDWLTCDRKSLDQYVLTIHTGFEMNVGVAVLRLQEGLDCSEILADIDDLILNKLSKDQSSSHQAYEWSVTSNGSNFSPNPDSSNENNVNVIGEDSSYDPSERRRTVVLGVTKNKKSKKSKKLAITFRDPEGNELPKSVMNKIILFQKKQKKDTIDIWWLSDDGGLTLLLPVIINSRSNWSDTRLRIFCTASGVHELEQEQQGMAVLLSKFRIDYSDLVIISDVDEAPKKKTKKWFDGLIRPFLEPRTNGPRITEEELEIFQYKTNRHLKLRELLLDHSSDSNMVVMTLPMPRSETLSAPLYMAWLEALTANMPPFMLVRGNQTSVLTFYV is encoded by the exons atggataacAAGGCATTCGAAGAC TCAAccgaaaatgaagaaaattgtgtGGTGGAAGAAAAGGTGAATAACATACCCATCGATGTTATTTCTGACACACAAGTTGGAAAGATGAAGAATGAAGTCGACGCCAGCAGTTGTTCATACCGAACAGGTTATCAAGGCCAAATGGAAATTCTTCCTACCTTGCACGAATTGCATAATCCAGCGGCTGAAAGTCAACAACAGCAG GAAATGAGGGTAACAAAAGCAAGAGAATTTGCGGATGGAAGCCGATTTAAAGTGTCGACCTACGTCCCAACCGgaatagaaatggaaaacattCCGCAAGGATCAGCCCAAATTGGAAACGACAATTCAATCACAGGTTTAACCAATCGAAAGGGAAGTGTAGCGACTGTTTCCTCGCATGACAGGAATCGAAAAATGAGCCGTGATGTCATCCCCAGTATAGAACATTACAGAACACAACCAACGCAACAGGTTCAAACGACCGTCAGGCGGCCCACAATGCACGAATTATGCAATCCTGCAAACGAGGAGGTACAACTACAAAATACCAATGAG ACGACAAttgatgaaagtcaaaatgaaatggaaaaagaaccTGTTGTGGAACCTGTCAAATTTGGATGGATCGAAGGCGTTTTAATCCGCAACATGATGAGCATCTGGGGTGTTATGCTCTTCTTGCGACTCTCCTGGGTGGTGGCCCAAGCGGGAATAG GCGAAACGTTGGTCATCATTGCCATTTCAACGTTCATCACTTTGGTGACGGCCTTGTCCATGTCTGCCATATCAACAAATGGAGAAATAGGAggag GTGGCACTTATTTCGTCAT GTCAAGGGTTTTGGGTCCGGAATTTGGCGGATCCATCGGAATCATCTTCGCAATCGCCAACGCGATGGATTGCTCCCTTAATGTCGTCGGATTCGCTCAAGCCGTGCAGGACATGATGTTGGAATACGGCGGAGTAATTATCATCGACGGAGCAGATAATGACATCCGCATCATCGGAACCGTCACGATGATATTTATCACAGCAATCTGTGGTCTGGGATCCCAGTACGAAACAAag ATGAAAGACATCATGTTTGTCATCATGTTGGCTTCATTAGCTAATTTCTTAGCCGGAAGTATTATGGGACCATCGTCCGAGTTGGAAGAAGCAAGAGGATTCATTGGCTACAGCG TGGATTTACTCACCGAGAATTGGGATCCAGCTTACACCATCACCGGAGGACAAATGCAGAATTTTATTTCCGTGTTTTCCGTTTACTTTCCAGCTAGTATTGGTATCCTGGCCGGTGCTAACGTTTCCGGTGATCTAAAG aaccCAAATTCGGCTATTCCCAAAGGAACGATCTTGGCCATTATTATTTGCAGCATCTCTTACGCCGGAGTGGCCATCATTTGTGCTGCCACAGTGGCACGGCAAG CTACTGGACGTGTTATGGACTTGGCTAACGGCACCTATTTAAATTGCACTGCTGCTGGCAATAGTTCAGATTGCACGAGCGGACTCTATTACGATTACCAG GCAATGTCTTTGGTCTCTGCCTTTGCTCCACTGAACTATGTCGGTTGCATCGCTGCTACAATCAGTTCGGCCCTTTcggattttgtttcttgtccgGCATTGCTAGAAGTCATCGCTGCGGATGAACTCTATCCTTACTGGATGGTCGGCGTTTGGGGAAAAACTTACGGGAAATCAAAGCAACCGCTTCGTGCCTTTGCCTTTACTTTCGTGTTGGCATTAGCTTTCGTTCTTATTG cTGAGCTAGACATGATAGCCTTGCTGATTTCCGATTTCTTCCTCGCCACGTTTGCTCTGATGAATTTCTCAACATTTCATGTTAGTTTAATCAAACCGATCGGATGGCGACCTACCTTTAAA TATTACAACACTTGGCTGAGTCTGTTGACGGGCCTATTGTCCGTCGCCTCCATGATCCTCATCAGTCTTCCTATAGCCATGATCACAATTGGCATTGTCTCGTTTTTCTACATGGTGGTCCTCTATCGTAAACCAG AGGTTAACTGGGGATCATCGACTCAAGCACAAACGTATCGGGCCGCTCTGACGAGTATCCAACAACTCGTTCACATCGAGGAACACGTCAAGAATTATAGGCCGCAGATTTTGGTTCTAACGGGACTCCCCAACACTCGTCCAGCTCTGGTAGACTTTGCCTATctcatttgtaaaaataattcccTGATGGTCTGCGGAAACATCGTCGAG GAACGATTAACATTTGAAATGCGGTCGAAATTGCAACAAAAAGCTTATCGATATCTGCGATTCACCAACATCAAAGGATTCTGTTCCGTTGCGGATAATTCAAATCTCCACACGGGCGTGGCGGCCATGCTGGGCCTTTCTGGTGTTGGTAAAGTGAAGCCCAATATCCTGATGATGGGATACAAAAACGATTGGTTAACCTGCGATAGAAAATCATTGGATCAATACGTGTTGACTATACA TACAGGGTTCGAAATGAACGTCGGAGTTGCTGTCCTCCGATTACAAGAAGGTCTCGACTGTTCAGAAATTTTGGCTGACATAGACGACCTGATCCTGAACAAACTCTCCAAAGATCAGAGTTCAAGTCACCAAGCGTACGAATGGTCGGTTACCAGCAACGGTTCAAATTTTTCACCGAATCCAGACTCGTCAAatg aaaataaCGTGAATGTTATTGGAGAAGACTCGTCATACGATCCAAGTGAACGAAGACGAACTGTAGTGCTCGGAGTCacgaaaaacaagaagagcaaaaagagcaaaaaattAGCTATTACTTTTAG GGACCCAGAAGGAAATGAATTGCCGAAAAGTGTCATGAACAAAATCATCTTGTTCcagaagaaacagaaaaaggatACCATCGATATTTGGTGGTTGAGCGACGATGGAG GTTTGACACTTCTTTTGCCGGTCATCATCAACAGCAGATCAAATTGGTCAGACACTCGACTGCGCATTTTCTGTACAGCGTCCGGCGTCCACGAGTTGGAACAAGAACAACAAGG GATGGCAGTTTTACTATCCAAATTCCGGATCGATTATTCCGACCTTGTGATTATCAGCGACGTTGACGAAgctcccaaaaagaaaaccaagaaatgGTTCGATGGACTTATTCGACCTTTCCTCGAACCGAGGACAAACG GGCCTCGCATAACGGAGGAGGAACTCGAAATTTTCCAATACAAAACCAATCGTCACCTCAAATTAAGAGAATTACTCCTGGATCACTCCTCAGATTCCAACATGGTTGTGAT GACTTTACCGATGCCTCGAAGCGAAACTCTGAGTGCTCCACTGTACATGGCTTGGCTGGAAGCTCTCACTGCTAATATGCCTCCGTTTATGCTCGTCCGTGGAAATCAAACATCCGTTTTGACATTTTACGTCTAA
- the LOC124205317 gene encoding uncharacterized protein LOC124205317 isoform X2, which translates to MEWKHLESPTLFPVNSSVSEVERSPYLKALLVSAKVDRKMDHHPSQLDSPVSLKEEEESTVCQQWQFSIHQNLENQVNTLLDKVSMSCAKGYAINHNLTGQIENIENQQRNPSSPDRLPSRLASPWTKEDYFLSDERLRFLLDDPRLLQELVSEENRRASSHDINLANFSNGDHPAIQLVTFSRLCRLYESVLSPISIRLSYSGTTPVILVINSEDEYKFISMSTEITDIQKLPDCAEIPFIISELLNNFDEKIDRNRYIFLLYNVYYECWELVGSLSDASFNTAITVETPFEHPSDVVLVSVEDQDCVLLLSNDDHMDVEDSTQTAEADLQCIDELTTEAMHQHLNDNPQEEDTILLQDRLEHQIYSCPDFIFPWLIDMMMSPSISPSISPSISPPIITVDEDEPTPKEPEIAQVKKFKCETCEKVFRLKCTLNAHQVIHNPAKWKQCSYCDYKTPRSTTMKSHVARFHWCETQKKNDV; encoded by the exons ATGGAGTGGAAACACCTAGAATCTCCAACTCTTTTTCCTGTTAACTCCTCAGTTTCTGAAGTAGAAAGAAGCCCATACTTAAAAGCCTTACTCGTTTCTGCAAAAGTGGACAGAAAAATGGATCATCATCCTTCACAACTTGATTCTCCAGTTTCCTtgaaggaagaggaggagtCTACTGTGTGTCAACAATGGCAGTTCTCAATACATCAGAATCTGGAGAACCAAGTGAACACTTTATTAGACAAAGTGAGTATGTCTTGTGCAAAAGGATACGCAATTAACCATAACTTGACTGGCCAAATCGAAAACATCGAGAATCAACAACGAAATCCCAGTTCACCAGATCGATTGCCCAGCAGATTAGCGTCTCCATGGACTAAAGAAGATTATTTCTTGTCAGATGAGCGCCTCCGTTTCTTGCTTGATGACCCGAGGCTATTGCAGGAACTTGTGTCTGAGGAAAATCGCAGAGCTTCTTCCCATGATATTAATCtggcaaatttttcaaacggcGACCACCCGGCCATTCAGTTGGTGACTTTCTCTCGCCTTTGCCGTCTTTACGAGTCAGTTTTAAGTCCGATTAGTATTCGCCTAAGTTATTCTGGGACCACGCCTGTTATTCTGGTGATCAACTCGGAAGATGAATACAAGTTTATCAGCATGAGTACCGAAATCACCGACATCCAGAAACTACCCGACTGCGCCGAAATTCCATTCATCATTTCCGAGCTACTCAACAACTTCGACGAGAAGATCGACCGCAATCGGTATATATTCCTACTGTACAACGTATACTACGAATGTTGGGAACTGGTTGGATCCCTCAGTGATGCTTCCTTCAACACTGCAATTACGGTGGAAACTCCATTCGAACATCCATCGGATGTTGTATTGGTTTCCGTTGAAGACCAG GACTGTGTTTTACTTCTGTCAAACGATGATCACATGGATGTCGAAGACTCTACTCAAACAGCCGAAGCAGACCTTCAGTGCATTGATGAGTTGACTACTGAAGCTATGCATCAACATTTGAATGACAATCCTCAAGAGGAGGATACTATTTTGCTACAGGATCGACTAGAGCATCAGATTTACTCTTGCCCGGATTTCATTTTCCCTTGGTTGATTGACATGATGATGTCACCTTCGATATCACCTTCGATATCACCCTCGATATCACCCCCTATCATAACGGTCGATGAAGATGAGCCAACACCGAAAGAACCTGAAATTGCACAAGTCAAAAAGTTCAAATGTGAAACTTGTGAAAAG GTATTTCGTTTGAAATGTACTTTGAATGCTCACCAAGTGATACACAACCCAGCGAAATGGAAGCAATGCTCTTATTGCGATTAT aaaacaccTCGATCTACTACAATGAAAAGCCACGTCGCAAGATTTCATTGGTGTGAAactcagaaaaaaaacgacgttTAG